A genomic window from Deltaproteobacteria bacterium includes:
- the groL gene encoding chaperonin GroEL, which yields MPAKLVLLHARSREGILAGVNLLADAARVTLGPRGRNVMLQKSWGAPTVTKDGVTVVKEIELEDRFENIGARMVREVAQKTSDVAGDGTTTATILARAIFREGLRLLAAGFDAMELKRGIDAAVEKAVEAVKAQAKPVKERERIAQVGTVSANGDATIGELFAEAMDKVGQDGVITVEEAKGLDTTLEVVEGLRFDRGYLSPYFVTNPDRMTVELEDPFLLFFEKKISSMRDLLPLLERVAQAGKPIVIVAEEVDGEALATLVVNKLRGTLRCAAAKAPGFGDRRKAMLEDMAILTGGRLIAEEIGAKLENVTPKDLGRATRVVMDKDNTTIVGGAGKKPDIQGRIRQLKTQIEETTSDYDREKLEERVAKLAGGVAVIKVGAATEVAMKEKKARVEDAMHATRAAVEEGIVPGGGVALVRAQKALEGLKFEGDRAQGVAVVRGAMEEPLKQLSANAGHEPAVVLARVRDGKDDFGFNAVTETYEPLVKAGVIDPAKVVRTALQNAASVAGLLLTTEAAIAEKPEKKKGAGAAPGGEDLDDDY from the coding sequence ATGCCTGCCAAGCTCGTGCTGCTTCATGCCAGGAGCCGTGAGGGCATCCTGGCCGGCGTGAACCTGCTCGCCGACGCCGCGCGGGTGACGCTCGGGCCCCGCGGGCGCAACGTCATGCTCCAGAAGAGCTGGGGCGCCCCCACGGTGACCAAGGACGGGGTCACGGTCGTCAAGGAGATCGAGCTCGAGGACCGGTTCGAGAACATCGGCGCCCGGATGGTGCGCGAGGTCGCGCAGAAGACCTCCGACGTCGCGGGGGACGGGACCACCACCGCGACCATCCTCGCCCGCGCCATCTTCCGCGAGGGCCTCCGCCTCCTCGCCGCGGGCTTCGACGCCATGGAGCTGAAGCGCGGCATCGACGCGGCCGTCGAGAAGGCGGTCGAGGCGGTGAAGGCCCAGGCGAAGCCGGTCAAGGAGCGGGAGCGCATCGCCCAGGTCGGCACGGTCTCCGCCAACGGCGACGCCACCATCGGGGAGCTGTTCGCCGAGGCCATGGACAAGGTGGGTCAGGACGGCGTGATCACGGTCGAGGAGGCGAAGGGGCTCGACACCACCCTCGAGGTGGTGGAGGGCCTGCGCTTCGACCGTGGCTACCTGTCGCCCTACTTCGTGACCAACCCCGACAGGATGACGGTCGAGCTCGAGGATCCCTTCCTCCTCTTCTTCGAGAAGAAGATCTCGAGCATGCGCGACCTCCTGCCCCTGCTCGAGCGCGTCGCGCAGGCCGGCAAGCCGATCGTGATCGTCGCCGAGGAGGTCGACGGCGAGGCGCTGGCCACGCTGGTCGTCAACAAGCTGCGCGGGACGCTCCGCTGCGCGGCCGCCAAGGCCCCCGGCTTCGGCGATCGGCGCAAGGCGATGCTGGAGGACATGGCGATCCTGACCGGCGGGCGGCTCATCGCCGAGGAGATCGGGGCCAAGCTCGAGAACGTCACCCCCAAGGACCTCGGACGCGCGACCCGCGTCGTCATGGACAAGGACAACACCACCATCGTCGGCGGCGCGGGCAAGAAGCCAGACATCCAGGGACGCATCCGGCAGCTCAAGACGCAGATCGAGGAGACGACGTCCGATTACGATCGCGAGAAGCTCGAGGAGCGGGTCGCCAAGCTCGCGGGTGGCGTCGCGGTCATCAAGGTGGGCGCGGCCACCGAGGTCGCCATGAAGGAGAAGAAGGCGCGCGTCGAGGACGCGATGCACGCCACGCGCGCGGCGGTCGAGGAAGGTATCGTCCCGGGCGGCGGCGTGGCCCTCGTGCGCGCGCAGAAGGCGCTCGAGGGCCTGAAGTTCGAGGGCGATCGCGCCCAGGGCGTGGCGGTGGTGCGCGGCGCGATGGAGGAGCCGCTCAAGCAACTCAGCGCCAACGCCGGGCACGAGCCGGCGGTGGTCCTGGCGCGCGTGCGCGATGGCAAGGACGACTTCGGCTTCAACGCCGTCACCGAGACCTACGAGCCGCTCGTGAAGGCAGGCGTCATCGACCCCGCCAAGGTGGTGCGCACGGCGCTCCAGAACGCCGCCAGCGTCGCCGGCCTGCTCCTCACCACCGAGGCGGCGATCGCCGAGAAGCCGGAGAAGAAGAAGGGCGCCGGCGCGGCGCCCGGCGGCGAGGACCTGGACGACGACTACTAG
- a CDS encoding pyridoxal phosphate-dependent aminotransferase — protein sequence MAAEATVLRKQGRDVVDLSVGEPDFDTPEHVKAAAREAMARGLTKYTPIGGTDELKDAISTKLRRDNGLEYGVTEVMASCGGKHALYTAFHALFDEGDEVVLPAPYWVSYPEMLALAGAVPRIVTTAVARGFRMSAEELEAALGPRTVAVILNSPSNPTGAAYSADELRALGEVALRRKLVVVTDDIYERLTAHPVAHIGTLVPALRPNLVVVNSVSKSYAMTGWRIGYTAAPAELIRAMTVLQGQTTTNPTSIAQAAAAAALTGPQDSVAVMAREFTQRLALMVEGFGTMPGVRLAPPQGAFYVFPDVSGFFGRRGPDGAIGSATDLSMYLLRRAGVASVPGEGFGAPAHVRFSYAAARLLLEEGLARVKRALAALR from the coding sequence ATGGCGGCCGAGGCGACCGTGCTCCGCAAGCAGGGCCGGGACGTCGTCGACCTGTCGGTCGGCGAGCCCGACTTCGACACGCCCGAGCACGTGAAGGCCGCGGCGCGCGAGGCGATGGCGCGCGGCCTCACCAAGTACACGCCGATCGGCGGCACGGACGAGCTGAAGGACGCCATCTCGACCAAGCTCCGGCGCGACAACGGTCTCGAGTACGGGGTGACGGAGGTGATGGCGAGCTGCGGCGGTAAGCACGCGCTCTACACCGCCTTCCACGCCCTCTTCGACGAGGGCGACGAGGTCGTGCTGCCTGCGCCGTACTGGGTGAGCTACCCCGAGATGCTGGCGCTCGCCGGGGCGGTGCCGCGCATCGTGACGACGGCGGTCGCGCGCGGCTTCCGCATGTCGGCCGAGGAGCTCGAGGCGGCGCTCGGCCCGCGCACCGTGGCCGTCATCCTGAACAGCCCGAGCAATCCGACCGGCGCGGCCTATTCGGCCGACGAGCTGCGCGCGCTGGGCGAGGTGGCGCTGCGGCGGAAGCTGGTCGTGGTCACCGACGACATCTACGAGCGGCTGACCGCGCATCCCGTGGCGCACATCGGCACGCTCGTGCCCGCGCTCCGGCCGAATCTGGTCGTCGTCAACTCCGTCTCCAAGTCATACGCGATGACCGGCTGGCGTATCGGCTACACGGCGGCGCCCGCAGAGCTGATCCGCGCCATGACCGTGCTCCAGGGGCAGACCACGACCAACCCGACCTCGATCGCGCAGGCAGCCGCGGCGGCAGCGCTCACCGGCCCCCAGGACAGCGTCGCGGTGATGGCGCGCGAGTTCACGCAGCGGCTCGCGCTGATGGTCGAAGGGTTCGGCACGATGCCGGGCGTGCGCCTGGCGCCGCCGCAGGGCGCGTTCTACGTCTTCCCGGACGTGAGCGGGTTCTTCGGGCGGCGCGGCCCCGATGGCGCGATCGGAAGCGCGACCGATCTCTCCATGTACCTCCTGCGCCGCGCCGGCGTCGCCAGCGTGCCTGGCGAGGGCTTCGGTGCCCCCGCGCACGTCCGCTTCTCCTACGCCGCCGCGCGCCTGCTTCTGGAGGAGGGCCTGGCGCGCGTCAAGCGGGCGCTGGCCGCGCTTCGCTAG